One segment of Anopheles stephensi strain Indian chromosome 3, UCI_ANSTEP_V1.0, whole genome shotgun sequence DNA contains the following:
- the LOC118509673 gene encoding calnexin isoform X1: MMKLNRPRWSPLLRRITLLLCAVVLFHNPVAVHGNDETSAEPQPAAEDAELYETPKIDSKRMYFAEHFDDLYGDDDAIGKRWVKSKAKKDDAAEEVAKYDGEWAVEQPQRPILANDYGLVLKSKAKHAAIASHLLLNRPFVFEDKPLVVQYEVNLQEGQECGGSYIKLLSVGDGTKDLKQFHDKTPYTIMFGPDKCGNDVKLHFIFRHVNPVNGTITEKHCNKQKDRLDDPFKDKRPHLYQLIIRPDNTYTIRVDHKTVNEGSLLTNFTPAVNPPAEIDDPEDRKPENWDDREKIPDPDASKPDDWNEEEPAQIADPKATKPAGWLDDVEEMVPDSSAVKPDDWDNDMDGEWEPPLIPNPLCEKAVGCGLWKAPMVANPNYKGKWRPPLIANVNYQGKWAPRKIPNPDFFEDLTPFRMTPIAAVGIEIWSMSSDILFDNIVICDDEAVADEWAAQTFDLKVKTLDRQAQTLWDRAMRYINYKPGYWGAYFVYCSIPLIAYIWFLWSRRDKESDAKAEVGRKKKDDDYPAPAEDDLDAPELEDDGGRSSKTKLNAATTGSSGSRSASSAGEAYGEEENNEQANEDEADEENVPQEEEAQEVGGGVEEDASSSDAPVDSKNAEGGEGLKKRKARRD, encoded by the exons ATGATGAAATTGAACAGACCCCGGTGGTCACCGCTGCTGCGGCGGATTACTTTGCTGTTGTGCGCCGTGGTGCTATTTCATAACCCCGTAGCAGTGCATGGAAATGATGAAACTTCCGCCGAGCCCCAG CCGGCTGCTGAGGATGCTGAGCTGTACGAAACCCCAAAGATAGACTCGAAACGTATGTATTTTGCGGAACATTTCGATGATCTGTACGGTGACGACGATGCCATCGGTAAGCGTTGGGTGAAATCGAAAGCGAAGAAGGACGATGCGGCTGAAGAGGTGGCAAAGTATGATGGCGAATGGGCTGTAGAACAGCCGCAGCGACCAATTCTAGCCAATGACTATGGGCTGGTGCTGAAATCGAAGGCAAAGCATGCTGCGATTGCATCGCATTTGCTGCTCAATCGACCGTTTGTGTTCGAGGACAAGCCGCTGGTGGTGCAGTACGAGGTAAATTTACAGGAGGGTCAGGAATGCGGAGGTTCATACATCAAGCTTTTGTCCGTCGGTGATGGAACGAAGGATTTGAAGCAG TTCCATGATAAAACACCTTACACGATCATGTTCGGGCCGGACAAGTGTGGCAACGATGTAAAGCTTCACTTCATTTTCCGACACGTCAACCCTGTCAACGGTACCATTACCGAGAAGCATTGCAATAAGCAGAA GGACCGACTGGACGACCCTTTCAAAGACAAACGGCCCCATCTGTATCAGCTGATTATTCGCCCGGACAACACGTACACCATCCGCGTCGATCACAAAACCGTCAACGAAGGTTCCCTCCTCACAAACTTCACGCCGGCAGTAAATCCACCGGCCGAAATTGACGATCCGGAAGACCGTAAGCCCGAAAATTGGGACGACCGTGAAAAGATTCCCGATCCGGACGCATCCAAACCGGACGACTGGAACGAAGAAGAGCCGGCCCAAATTGCCGACCCGAAGGCTACCAAGCCGGCTGGTTGGTTGGACGATGTGGAGGAAATGGTACCGGACAGCAGCGCGGTAAAACCGGACGACTGGGACAATGATATGGATGGCGAGTGGGAACCACCGTTGATTCCAAACCCGCTGTGCGAGAAGGCAGTCGGGTGCGGTTTGTGGAAAGCGCCGATGGTGGCGAATCCCAACTACAAGGGCAAATGGCGTCCGCCACTAATCGCCAACGTTAACTATCAAGGCAAATGGGCACCGCGCAAGATACCGAATCCGGACTTTTTCGAAGATTTGACTCCGTTCCGAATGACTCCTATT GCTGCGGTAGGCATCGAAATCTGGTCCATGTCGAGCGACATTCTGTTTGATAATATTGTAATTTGTGATGACGAAGCAGTTGCAGACGAATGGGCAGCACAAACGTTTGATCTTAAGGTCAAAACACTCGATCGGCAAGCG CAAACACTTTGGGACCGTGCGATGAGATACATAAACTACAAGCCAGGCTATTGGGGAGCCTATTTCGTTTACTGTTCCATACCGTTAATAGCATACATATGGTTCCTTTGGTCGCGACGAGATAAAGAG TCGGACGCTAAGGCTGAAGTCGgacggaagaagaaggatgaCGATTATCCTGCCCCGGCGGAAGACGACCTGGATGCTCCGGAGCTGGAAGACGATGGTGGACGGTCGAGCAAAACGAAGCTGAATGCCGCCACGACGGGATCCTCCGGGTCACGATCAGCCAGCAGTGCCGGTGAAGCTTACGGCGAAGAGGAGAACAATGAGCAGGCGAATGAAGATGAAGCGGACGAGGAAAACGTCCCACAGGAAGAAGAGGCTCAGGAGGTGGGAGGTGGTGTTGAGGAGGACGCATCGTCAAGCGATGCACCGGTAGATAGTAAGAATGCGGAAGGTGGGGAAGGCCTTAAGAAGAGAAAAGCGCGCCGAGATTAG
- the LOC118509673 gene encoding calnexin isoform X2 produces the protein MMKLNRPRWSPLLRRITLLLCAVVLFHNPVAVHGNDETSAEPQPAAEDAELYETPKIDSKRMYFAEHFDDLYGDDDAIGKRWVKSKAKKDDAAEEVAKYDGEWAVEQPQRPILANDYGLVLKSKAKHAAIASHLLLNRPFVFEDKPLVVQYEVNLQEGQECGGSYIKLLSVGDGTKDLKQFHDKTPYTIMFGPDKCGNDVKLHFIFRHVNPVNGTITEKHCNKQKDRLDDPFKDKRPHLYQLIIRPDNTYTIRVDHKTVNEGSLLTNFTPAVNPPAEIDDPEDRKPENWDDREKIPDPDASKPDDWNEEEPAQIADPKATKPAGWLDDVEEMVPDSSAVKPDDWDNDMDGEWEPPLIPNPLCEKAVGCGLWKAPMVANPNYKGKWRPPLIANVNYQGKWAPRKIPNPDFFEDLTPFRMTPIAAVGIEIWSMSSDILFDNIVICDDEAVADEWAAQTFDLKVKTLDRQAETFVSRVLKYCNSNPWMWAVLLVVVGLPVAIVIYFMCFAKKSDAKAEVGRKKKDDDYPAPAEDDLDAPELEDDGGRSSKTKLNAATTGSSGSRSASSAGEAYGEEENNEQANEDEADEENVPQEEEAQEVGGGVEEDASSSDAPVDSKNAEGGEGLKKRKARRD, from the exons ATGATGAAATTGAACAGACCCCGGTGGTCACCGCTGCTGCGGCGGATTACTTTGCTGTTGTGCGCCGTGGTGCTATTTCATAACCCCGTAGCAGTGCATGGAAATGATGAAACTTCCGCCGAGCCCCAG CCGGCTGCTGAGGATGCTGAGCTGTACGAAACCCCAAAGATAGACTCGAAACGTATGTATTTTGCGGAACATTTCGATGATCTGTACGGTGACGACGATGCCATCGGTAAGCGTTGGGTGAAATCGAAAGCGAAGAAGGACGATGCGGCTGAAGAGGTGGCAAAGTATGATGGCGAATGGGCTGTAGAACAGCCGCAGCGACCAATTCTAGCCAATGACTATGGGCTGGTGCTGAAATCGAAGGCAAAGCATGCTGCGATTGCATCGCATTTGCTGCTCAATCGACCGTTTGTGTTCGAGGACAAGCCGCTGGTGGTGCAGTACGAGGTAAATTTACAGGAGGGTCAGGAATGCGGAGGTTCATACATCAAGCTTTTGTCCGTCGGTGATGGAACGAAGGATTTGAAGCAG TTCCATGATAAAACACCTTACACGATCATGTTCGGGCCGGACAAGTGTGGCAACGATGTAAAGCTTCACTTCATTTTCCGACACGTCAACCCTGTCAACGGTACCATTACCGAGAAGCATTGCAATAAGCAGAA GGACCGACTGGACGACCCTTTCAAAGACAAACGGCCCCATCTGTATCAGCTGATTATTCGCCCGGACAACACGTACACCATCCGCGTCGATCACAAAACCGTCAACGAAGGTTCCCTCCTCACAAACTTCACGCCGGCAGTAAATCCACCGGCCGAAATTGACGATCCGGAAGACCGTAAGCCCGAAAATTGGGACGACCGTGAAAAGATTCCCGATCCGGACGCATCCAAACCGGACGACTGGAACGAAGAAGAGCCGGCCCAAATTGCCGACCCGAAGGCTACCAAGCCGGCTGGTTGGTTGGACGATGTGGAGGAAATGGTACCGGACAGCAGCGCGGTAAAACCGGACGACTGGGACAATGATATGGATGGCGAGTGGGAACCACCGTTGATTCCAAACCCGCTGTGCGAGAAGGCAGTCGGGTGCGGTTTGTGGAAAGCGCCGATGGTGGCGAATCCCAACTACAAGGGCAAATGGCGTCCGCCACTAATCGCCAACGTTAACTATCAAGGCAAATGGGCACCGCGCAAGATACCGAATCCGGACTTTTTCGAAGATTTGACTCCGTTCCGAATGACTCCTATT GCTGCGGTAGGCATCGAAATCTGGTCCATGTCGAGCGACATTCTGTTTGATAATATTGTAATTTGTGATGACGAAGCAGTTGCAGACGAATGGGCAGCACAAACGTTTGATCTTAAGGTCAAAACACTCGATCGGCAAGCG GAAACGTTTGTTTCGCGTGTCCTTAAGTACTGCAATAGCAATCCGTGGATGTGGGCCGTGTTGCTAGTAGTCGTAGGTTTGCCAGTTGCCATAGTGATCTACTTCATGTGCTTTGCTAAG AAGTCGGACGCTAAGGCTGAAGTCGgacggaagaagaaggatgaCGATTATCCTGCCCCGGCGGAAGACGACCTGGATGCTCCGGAGCTGGAAGACGATGGTGGACGGTCGAGCAAAACGAAGCTGAATGCCGCCACGACGGGATCCTCCGGGTCACGATCAGCCAGCAGTGCCGGTGAAGCTTACGGCGAAGAGGAGAACAATGAGCAGGCGAATGAAGATGAAGCGGACGAGGAAAACGTCCCACAGGAAGAAGAGGCTCAGGAGGTGGGAGGTGGTGTTGAGGAGGACGCATCGTCAAGCGATGCACCGGTAGATAGTAAGAATGCGGAAGGTGGGGAAGGCCTTAAGAAGAGAAAAGCGCGCCGAGATTAG
- the LOC118509673 gene encoding calnexin isoform X3 translates to MMKLNRPRWSPLLRRITLLLCAVVLFHNPVAVHGNDETSAEPQPAAEDAELYETPKIDSKRMYFAEHFDDLYGDDDAIGKRWVKSKAKKDDAAEEVAKYDGEWAVEQPQRPILANDYGLVLKSKAKHAAIASHLLLNRPFVFEDKPLVVQYEVNLQEGQECGGSYIKLLSVGDGTKDLKQFHDKTPYTIMFGPDKCGNDVKLHFIFRHVNPVNGTITEKHCNKQKDRLDDPFKDKRPHLYQLIIRPDNTYTIRVDHKTVNEGSLLTNFTPAVNPPAEIDDPEDRKPENWDDREKIPDPDASKPDDWNEEEPAQIADPKATKPAGWLDDVEEMVPDSSAVKPDDWDNDMDGEWEPPLIPNPLCEKAVGCGLWKAPMVANPNYKGKWRPPLIANVNYQGKWAPRKIPNPDFFEDLTPFRMTPIAAVGIEIWSMSSDILFDNIVICDDEAVADEWAAQTFDLKVKTLDRQAETFVSRVLKYCNSNPWMWAVLLVVVGLPVAIVIYFMCFAKSDAKAEVGRKKKDDDYPAPAEDDLDAPELEDDGGRSSKTKLNAATTGSSGSRSASSAGEAYGEEENNEQANEDEADEENVPQEEEAQEVGGGVEEDASSSDAPVDSKNAEGGEGLKKRKARRD, encoded by the exons ATGATGAAATTGAACAGACCCCGGTGGTCACCGCTGCTGCGGCGGATTACTTTGCTGTTGTGCGCCGTGGTGCTATTTCATAACCCCGTAGCAGTGCATGGAAATGATGAAACTTCCGCCGAGCCCCAG CCGGCTGCTGAGGATGCTGAGCTGTACGAAACCCCAAAGATAGACTCGAAACGTATGTATTTTGCGGAACATTTCGATGATCTGTACGGTGACGACGATGCCATCGGTAAGCGTTGGGTGAAATCGAAAGCGAAGAAGGACGATGCGGCTGAAGAGGTGGCAAAGTATGATGGCGAATGGGCTGTAGAACAGCCGCAGCGACCAATTCTAGCCAATGACTATGGGCTGGTGCTGAAATCGAAGGCAAAGCATGCTGCGATTGCATCGCATTTGCTGCTCAATCGACCGTTTGTGTTCGAGGACAAGCCGCTGGTGGTGCAGTACGAGGTAAATTTACAGGAGGGTCAGGAATGCGGAGGTTCATACATCAAGCTTTTGTCCGTCGGTGATGGAACGAAGGATTTGAAGCAG TTCCATGATAAAACACCTTACACGATCATGTTCGGGCCGGACAAGTGTGGCAACGATGTAAAGCTTCACTTCATTTTCCGACACGTCAACCCTGTCAACGGTACCATTACCGAGAAGCATTGCAATAAGCAGAA GGACCGACTGGACGACCCTTTCAAAGACAAACGGCCCCATCTGTATCAGCTGATTATTCGCCCGGACAACACGTACACCATCCGCGTCGATCACAAAACCGTCAACGAAGGTTCCCTCCTCACAAACTTCACGCCGGCAGTAAATCCACCGGCCGAAATTGACGATCCGGAAGACCGTAAGCCCGAAAATTGGGACGACCGTGAAAAGATTCCCGATCCGGACGCATCCAAACCGGACGACTGGAACGAAGAAGAGCCGGCCCAAATTGCCGACCCGAAGGCTACCAAGCCGGCTGGTTGGTTGGACGATGTGGAGGAAATGGTACCGGACAGCAGCGCGGTAAAACCGGACGACTGGGACAATGATATGGATGGCGAGTGGGAACCACCGTTGATTCCAAACCCGCTGTGCGAGAAGGCAGTCGGGTGCGGTTTGTGGAAAGCGCCGATGGTGGCGAATCCCAACTACAAGGGCAAATGGCGTCCGCCACTAATCGCCAACGTTAACTATCAAGGCAAATGGGCACCGCGCAAGATACCGAATCCGGACTTTTTCGAAGATTTGACTCCGTTCCGAATGACTCCTATT GCTGCGGTAGGCATCGAAATCTGGTCCATGTCGAGCGACATTCTGTTTGATAATATTGTAATTTGTGATGACGAAGCAGTTGCAGACGAATGGGCAGCACAAACGTTTGATCTTAAGGTCAAAACACTCGATCGGCAAGCG GAAACGTTTGTTTCGCGTGTCCTTAAGTACTGCAATAGCAATCCGTGGATGTGGGCCGTGTTGCTAGTAGTCGTAGGTTTGCCAGTTGCCATAGTGATCTACTTCATGTGCTTTGCTAAG TCGGACGCTAAGGCTGAAGTCGgacggaagaagaaggatgaCGATTATCCTGCCCCGGCGGAAGACGACCTGGATGCTCCGGAGCTGGAAGACGATGGTGGACGGTCGAGCAAAACGAAGCTGAATGCCGCCACGACGGGATCCTCCGGGTCACGATCAGCCAGCAGTGCCGGTGAAGCTTACGGCGAAGAGGAGAACAATGAGCAGGCGAATGAAGATGAAGCGGACGAGGAAAACGTCCCACAGGAAGAAGAGGCTCAGGAGGTGGGAGGTGGTGTTGAGGAGGACGCATCGTCAAGCGATGCACCGGTAGATAGTAAGAATGCGGAAGGTGGGGAAGGCCTTAAGAAGAGAAAAGCGCGCCGAGATTAG
- the LOC118509669 gene encoding E3 SUMO-protein ligase PIAS2 isoform X1, with amino-acid sequence MRKTRQAAEFSELKELVHQLRVCDLQQLLGENNISRSGRKSDLVDRVLSLVRQNVPVLKHRVRELHRKAQQETQELLTSTTAPAGSSSSSVNQSLLPQVVLQSVESNSLAVQTLLAAGGHLNLNSGTNGSVGTNAASGNSNVHGANNTRTAAGMYQQQYANAVQSDNRVGQVHTNGIGVPGYGDYPIYPDVQLKKLAFFDVMATLLKPATLVPSNTSQRVQEGSFYFHLTPQQANEIALNRDISNPNKMEHVVQVQLRFCLLETTCEQEDYFPPNIVVKVNNKLCPLPNPIPTNKPGVEPKRPPRPVNITPQVKLSPTVANHIAVSWCTEYNRGYAAACYLVRKLTSAQLLQRLKTKGVKAADYTRALIKEKLNEDADSEIATTMLKVSLICPLGKMRMTTPCRSSTCSHLQCFDASLYLQMNERKPTWNCPVCDKPAIYNNLVIDGYFQEVLVSNKLSSEDTEIQLHNDGSWSTRVKQNDSDDGSPSKAVQKVEVISDDVEVITTDPPKPIVSQTSVISTNEPTSTTTSSETVDLTLSDSDDEVPSKRKKTSNRTNGAGSSSNNPSSSASSTSAAAAAATGNSSASAGAVVTRSKINEDPSSSVISLDSPSPPSTPNPTHNGSNDVSSTTTPSLAAYHYHHHQQESPGGNGAGGGSNEQMSNFQINPLALHR; translated from the exons ATGAGAAAGACGCGGCAAGCCGCTGAATTTTCAGAGCTCAAG GAACTGGTACACCAACTGCGAGTCTGCGATTTACAACAGTTACTTGGTGAAAATAATATTAGTCGAAGCGGTCGCAAATCGGACCTGGTGGATCGCGTGCTGAGTTTAGTAAGACAAAACGTGCCCGTACTCAAGCACCGAGTTCGTGAGCTTCATCGAAAGGC TCAGCAAGAGACTCAAGAACTTCTAACTTCGACGACTGCCCcagctggcagcagcagcagcagcgtgaaCCAATCGCTACTGCCACAGGTTGTGCTGCAGTCGGTCGAGAGTAATTCGCTAGCGGTTCAAACGCTGCTCGCGGCGGGTGGACATCTTAACCTTAACAGTGGTACTAACGGTTCCGTCGGAACCAACGCCGCCAGCGGCAACAGCAACGTTCACGGTGCCAACAATACACGTACGGCAGCGGGAAtgtaccagcagcagtatgCAAATGCCGTGCAGAGTGACAACCGCGTCGGGCAGGTGCACACCAACGGTATCGGTGTGCCGGGGTACGGCGATTATCCGATATATCCTGACGTACAACTAAAAAAGCTGGCCTTTTTCGACGTCATGGCCACCTTGCTGAAACCGGCCACATTGGTTCCTAGCAACACTTCACAGCGAGTGCAGGAGGGTTCGTTTTACTTTCACCTAACACCACAGCAGGCGAACGAAATCGCCCTGAACCGTGACATCAGCAATCCAAACAAGATGGAGCACGTTGTACAGGTGCAGCTGAGATTTTGTCTGCTGGAAACAACCTGCGAGCAGGAAGATTATTTCCCTCCCAACATTGTGGTGAAAGTGAACAACAAGCTGTGTCCATTGCCG AATCCTATACCCACAAACAAACCCGGCGTAGAACCAAAGAGACCTCCGCGACCGGTAAACATTACACCGCAAGTGAAGCTATCTCCGACCGTCGCAAACCACATTGCCGTGTCCTGGTGCACGGAGTACAACCGCGGCTACGCAGCCGCCTGCTACCTGGTGCGCAAGCTGACCTCAGCACAACTGCTTCAAAGGCTGAAAACGAAGGGTGTAAAAGCGGCAGATTACACACGAGCATTAA tcAAAGAAAAACTGAACGAGGATGCTGACAGTGAAATCGCGACAACGATGCTGAAAGTGTCGTTAATTTGTCCACTGGGAAAGATGCGCATGACCACCCCTTGTCG CTCTTCCACGTGTTCCCACTTACAGTGCTTTGATGCGTCGTTGTACCTTCAGATGAACGAGCGCAAACCTACATGGAACTGTCCGGTTTGTGACAAGCCGGCCATATACAACAATTTAGTTATTGACGG GTACTTCCAAGAGGTGCTGGTTTCAAACAAACTTTCGAGCGAAGATACAGAGATTCAGCTCCACAACGACGGTTCATGGAGTACACGCGTCAAGCAGAACGATTCGGACGATGGGTCGCCCAGCAAGGCTGTACAAAAGGTCGAAGTTATATCAGATGACGTGG AAGTAATAACGACGGATCCACCGAAACCGATTGTGTCGCAAACTTCCGTCATCTCGACCAATGAACCCACCTCAACTACTACCTCCAGTGAAACG GTGGATTTGACACTGAGTGACTCGGATGATGAAGTTCCTTCCAAGCGAAAGAAAACCAGTAACCGCACAAATGGAGCTGGCAGCTCGAGCAACAATCCCTCGTCGTCCGCGTCCTCGAcgtccgctgctgctgctgctgccacagGCAACTCGTCGGCTAGCGCCGGTGCAGTAGTGACGCGTTCGAAAATTAACG AAGATCCTTCCTCGTCAGTAATATCGCTCGATTCGCCATCGCCACCCTCGACACCGAATCCGACGCACAACGGAAGTAACG ATGTGTCTTCAACAACCACTCCTTCGTTGGCTGCATACcactaccaccatcaccagcaagAATCTCCCGGTGGAAACGGAGCAGGAGGGGGGTCCAACGAACAAATGAGCAATTTCCAAATCAATCCGCTAGCGTTACATCGGTAA
- the LOC118509669 gene encoding E3 SUMO-protein ligase PIAS2 isoform X2, giving the protein MRKTRQAAEFSELKELVHQLRVCDLQQLLGENNISRSGRKSDLVDRVLSLVRQNVPVLKHRVRELHRKAQQETQELLTSTTAPAGSSSSSVNQSLLPQVVLQSVESNSLAVQTLLAAGGHLNLNSGTNGSVGTNAASGNSNVHGANNTRTAAGMYQQQYANAVQSDNRVGQVHTNGIGVPGYGDYPIYPDVQLKKLAFFDVMATLLKPATLVPSNTSQRVQEGSFYFHLTPQQANEIALNRDISNPNKMEHVVQVQLRFCLLETTCEQEDYFPPNIVVKVNNKLCPLPNPIPTNKPGVEPKRPPRPVNITPQVKLSPTVANHIAVSWCTEYNRGYAAACYLVRKLTSAQLLQRLKTKGVKAADYTRALIKEKLNEDADSEIATTMLKVSLICPLGKMRMTTPCRSSTCSHLQCFDASLYLQMNERKPTWNCPVCDKPAIYNNLVIDGYFQEVLVSNKLSSEDTEIQLHNDGSWSTRVKQNDSDDGSPSKAVQKVEVISDDVEVITTDPPKPIVSQTSVISTNEPTSTTTSSETVDLTLSDSDDEVPSKRKKTSNRTNGAGSSSNNPSSSASSTSAAAAAATGNSSASAGAVVTRSKINDKQQPVESESVVISEEILDNDEDNE; this is encoded by the exons ATGAGAAAGACGCGGCAAGCCGCTGAATTTTCAGAGCTCAAG GAACTGGTACACCAACTGCGAGTCTGCGATTTACAACAGTTACTTGGTGAAAATAATATTAGTCGAAGCGGTCGCAAATCGGACCTGGTGGATCGCGTGCTGAGTTTAGTAAGACAAAACGTGCCCGTACTCAAGCACCGAGTTCGTGAGCTTCATCGAAAGGC TCAGCAAGAGACTCAAGAACTTCTAACTTCGACGACTGCCCcagctggcagcagcagcagcagcgtgaaCCAATCGCTACTGCCACAGGTTGTGCTGCAGTCGGTCGAGAGTAATTCGCTAGCGGTTCAAACGCTGCTCGCGGCGGGTGGACATCTTAACCTTAACAGTGGTACTAACGGTTCCGTCGGAACCAACGCCGCCAGCGGCAACAGCAACGTTCACGGTGCCAACAATACACGTACGGCAGCGGGAAtgtaccagcagcagtatgCAAATGCCGTGCAGAGTGACAACCGCGTCGGGCAGGTGCACACCAACGGTATCGGTGTGCCGGGGTACGGCGATTATCCGATATATCCTGACGTACAACTAAAAAAGCTGGCCTTTTTCGACGTCATGGCCACCTTGCTGAAACCGGCCACATTGGTTCCTAGCAACACTTCACAGCGAGTGCAGGAGGGTTCGTTTTACTTTCACCTAACACCACAGCAGGCGAACGAAATCGCCCTGAACCGTGACATCAGCAATCCAAACAAGATGGAGCACGTTGTACAGGTGCAGCTGAGATTTTGTCTGCTGGAAACAACCTGCGAGCAGGAAGATTATTTCCCTCCCAACATTGTGGTGAAAGTGAACAACAAGCTGTGTCCATTGCCG AATCCTATACCCACAAACAAACCCGGCGTAGAACCAAAGAGACCTCCGCGACCGGTAAACATTACACCGCAAGTGAAGCTATCTCCGACCGTCGCAAACCACATTGCCGTGTCCTGGTGCACGGAGTACAACCGCGGCTACGCAGCCGCCTGCTACCTGGTGCGCAAGCTGACCTCAGCACAACTGCTTCAAAGGCTGAAAACGAAGGGTGTAAAAGCGGCAGATTACACACGAGCATTAA tcAAAGAAAAACTGAACGAGGATGCTGACAGTGAAATCGCGACAACGATGCTGAAAGTGTCGTTAATTTGTCCACTGGGAAAGATGCGCATGACCACCCCTTGTCG CTCTTCCACGTGTTCCCACTTACAGTGCTTTGATGCGTCGTTGTACCTTCAGATGAACGAGCGCAAACCTACATGGAACTGTCCGGTTTGTGACAAGCCGGCCATATACAACAATTTAGTTATTGACGG GTACTTCCAAGAGGTGCTGGTTTCAAACAAACTTTCGAGCGAAGATACAGAGATTCAGCTCCACAACGACGGTTCATGGAGTACACGCGTCAAGCAGAACGATTCGGACGATGGGTCGCCCAGCAAGGCTGTACAAAAGGTCGAAGTTATATCAGATGACGTGG AAGTAATAACGACGGATCCACCGAAACCGATTGTGTCGCAAACTTCCGTCATCTCGACCAATGAACCCACCTCAACTACTACCTCCAGTGAAACG GTGGATTTGACACTGAGTGACTCGGATGATGAAGTTCCTTCCAAGCGAAAGAAAACCAGTAACCGCACAAATGGAGCTGGCAGCTCGAGCAACAATCCCTCGTCGTCCGCGTCCTCGAcgtccgctgctgctgctgctgccacagGCAACTCGTCGGCTAGCGCCGGTGCAGTAGTGACGCGTTCGAAAATTAACG ACAAACAACAGCCCGTGGAAAGTGAGAGTGTTGTCATCAGCGAAGAGATACTAGATAACGATGAAgataacgaataa